The Equus quagga isolate Etosha38 chromosome 10, UCLA_HA_Equagga_1.0, whole genome shotgun sequence genome includes a region encoding these proteins:
- the LOC124245509 gene encoding zinc finger protein 772-like, whose product MVDVAVQTEPPEGFVSLDDVLIFFSREEWELLDEAQKRLYYRVMLETVGLAISVRLGNSKFPEITQPEPERVFRVPDSVDAALGKTEMTWGNLNTSSWHTVEAEDASSEQGVTARVSQESSLEVGPSIQNSHPCDMCDPILKYILCVAGHEETSPGQPLYPCMSCGRSFWFSANLDQIQKEQSGELLPRIENVRTISVESWENQMSEAFPFGEGEEDFLASSGLAQLDATEDGKTPHRSAEYEEAFHTGQMDYKCSESGEASSHKDEFVQHQNIHMGETYDECSECGKSFSQRAYFLLHKKSHLKAKPYKCSDCGKAFCHKFSLKVHQSHHTGFRPYECTECGKSFIKRYQFVQHQQVHTGAKPYNCSECGKVFSRRDTLTEHQRIHSGIKPFMCGVCGKAFLRKRALGKHEKIHTGEKPYKCDECGKFFRHRSCLSRHKKIHSKTEPSAYACAECDKTFITNFNLIRHKKIHARALRLVGEVKVENSLVAT is encoded by the coding sequence ATGGTAGACGTAGCCGTACAGACGGAGCCCCCTGAGGGGTTTGTGTCTTTAGATGATGTGTTAATATTCTTCTCCCGGGAGGAGTGGGAGTTACTTGATGAGGCTCAGAAACGCCTATACTATAGAGTGATGCTAGAGACAGTTGGACTGGCGATCTCAGTGAGACTTGGAAATTCCAAATTCCCTGAGATTACCCAGCCCGAGCCAGAGAGAGTTTTCAGGGTTCCTGACAGTGTAGACGCAGCTCTAGGCAAGACAGAGATGACCTGGGGGAACCTTAACACTAGCTCTTGGCATACAGTGGAGGCTGAAGATGCATCTTCTGAGCAGGGTGTTACTGCAAGAGTGTCACAGGAGAGCTCTCTTGAGGTGGGTCCTTCCATCCAAAACAGCCACCCATGTGACATGTGTGACCCCATCTTGAAATACATTTTGTGTGTGGCTGGGCATGAGGAAACATCCCCTGGGCAGCCACTGTATCCCTGTATGTCATGTGGGAGATCCTTCTGGTTCAGTGCAAACCTTGACCAAATACAGAAGGAGCAGAGTGGAGAACTATTGCCTAGAATAGAAAATGTCCGGACCATCTCTGTGGAGAGCTGGGAAAACCAAATGTCAGAGGCCTTCCCTTTCGGAGAGGGTGAGGAGGACTTTTTGGCCAGCTCTGGACTTGCTCAGCTTGATGCCACTGAGGATGGGAAGACTCCACACAGGAGCGCTGAGTATGAGGAGGCCTTTCACACTGGGCAAATGGATTACAAGTGCAGTGAAAGTGGGGAAGCTTCCAGCCACAAAGATGAATTTGTTCAGCACCAGAACATCCACATGGGAGAAACGTATgatgagtgcagtgaatgtgggaaatcatTTAGCCAGAGAGCCTACTTTCTATTACACAAGAAAAGTCACCTCAAAGCAAAACCTTACAAGTGCAGCGATTGTGGGAAAGCATTTTGCCACAAATTCAGCCTCAAAGTGCACCAGAGTCATCACACAGGATTCAGGCCTTATGAGTGTactgaatgtgggaaatcctttatCAAAAGATACCAGTTCGTTCAGCACCAGCAAGTTCACACTGGAGCAAAACCATACAactgcagtgaatgtgggaaagtcTTCAGCCGAAGAGACACACTTACTGAACACCAGAGAATTCACAGTGGAATAAAGCCTTTTATGTGTGGCGTATGTGGGAAAGCCTTTCTCCGTAAAAGGGCGCTTGGTAAGCATGAGAAAATCCACACTGGAGAAAAGCCCTATAAATGTgatgaatgtgggaaattctttCGCCACCGTTCCTGCCTTTCAAGACATAAGAAGATTCACAGTAAAACAGAGCCTTCTGCCTATGCATGCGCTGAATGTGATAAAACCTTCATCACTAATTTCAACCTTATTCGACACAAGAAAATTCACGCCAGAGCTCTTAGGCTTGTGGGTGAAGTGAAAGTGGAAAATTCTTTGGTGGCAACTTAA